A single window of Methanothermobacter marburgensis str. Marburg DNA harbors:
- the hemB gene encoding porphobilinogen synthase produces MEFPTKRMRRLRKSPQIRDILRETRLHSSDIIYPIFVSEKLEGGEPESIDTMPGQYRYSVDDAVSEASRLEDEGLSAVLLFGMPSTKDEFASSAYDPDGAVQRTVRRLKEETELVVMTDVCLCQYTTHGHCGIVVDGEVVNDETLDVLARIALSHAEAGADVVAPSDMMDGRVAAIRRALDDAGFSDTLIMSYAVKYASAFYAPFRDAVSSAPAFGDRRSYQMDPANVSEALMEAELDLKEGADILMVKPALAYLDVIEAVKDRFRVPLAAYNVSGEYSMLRAAIDSGYLTEEAIYESILSIKRAGADLIISHFAPELLGVI; encoded by the coding sequence ATGGAGTTTCCCACAAAAAGGATGCGAAGATTGAGGAAGAGTCCACAGATACGTGACATTCTCCGAGAAACACGTCTGCACTCATCAGACATCATCTACCCCATTTTTGTGAGCGAAAAACTTGAAGGGGGTGAACCTGAGTCCATAGATACAATGCCTGGACAGTACAGGTACTCTGTGGATGATGCGGTCTCTGAGGCATCCAGACTTGAGGATGAGGGGCTTTCAGCTGTCCTTTTATTTGGCATGCCGTCCACCAAGGATGAGTTTGCCTCATCAGCATATGACCCTGACGGCGCTGTGCAGAGGACCGTGAGGAGGCTTAAGGAGGAGACGGAACTCGTTGTCATGACAGATGTCTGCCTCTGCCAGTACACAACCCATGGCCACTGCGGCATCGTCGTGGATGGGGAGGTGGTCAATGATGAAACCCTTGATGTCCTTGCAAGGATAGCCCTCTCCCATGCAGAGGCCGGTGCAGATGTGGTTGCCCCCTCAGATATGATGGATGGGCGTGTTGCAGCTATACGGCGGGCCCTGGATGATGCAGGATTCAGTGACACGCTGATAATGTCCTATGCCGTCAAGTATGCATCCGCATTCTATGCACCATTCCGTGACGCGGTTTCCTCAGCCCCAGCATTCGGTGACCGCAGATCATATCAGATGGACCCTGCAAATGTCAGCGAGGCCCTCATGGAGGCGGAACTTGACCTTAAGGAGGGCGCCGATATACTGATGGTGAAACCCGCCCTGGCATACCTGGATGTGATAGAGGCTGTGAAGGACAGATTCAGGGTCCCCCTTGCAGCCTACAATGTGAGCGGAGAGTATTCGATGCTGAGGGCGGCTATAGATAGCGGATACCTTACTGAAGAGGCGATATATGAGTCTATCCTGTCAATAAAACGTGCAGGCGCTGACCTTATAATCTCACACTTCGCACCGGAACTTCTGGGGGTGATCTAG
- a CDS encoding Mur ligase family protein yields the protein MDIEEIAGRISGKLLGNGGEFRGKFTTLGAAEEGDIVIRHWIDDRGIQIASERGVAAIITQDLRSDASKVLDVPIILVDRIEIANALALSWTINRFASSSRRIAVTGTNGKSTTTHMINHIITTAGRSSYTNTDSRSEFNTLIDPVVAQHIAEAASREQLEFMVIEVSEVQGWLGRVMRDHAQLMTSAIQPEMVVITNVAMDHIGLVESVDDVFREVSGALRAMDSGVAVLNSDDERVRAMADINPLLRTVFYGSHGPVRYTGNGIHCGDDLIIQTDELPFTGEHFIQNTLAAITAALELGFSYEDVRRGVETYRALKRRFTHLMDNPRVIDDFAHNPDGIRATVRSAACDLKGRLWVVNAIRGSRGEDINIMNAEALAESLKDLDVELIVTSSSDLVDEQNRVLENERRVFLHVLDENGIGYTHIENLRDALRRVLENAEPSDTVLLLGAQGMDPAADVIGDLTRKSS from the coding sequence ATGGACATCGAGGAAATCGCAGGAAGGATTTCAGGAAAACTCCTGGGAAATGGCGGGGAGTTCAGGGGTAAATTCACAACCCTGGGGGCTGCAGAGGAAGGTGACATTGTTATAAGGCACTGGATTGACGATAGGGGGATCCAGATTGCCTCAGAAAGGGGTGTTGCAGCCATAATAACCCAGGATTTGAGGTCCGATGCCTCAAAGGTTCTTGATGTCCCCATCATCCTTGTGGATCGTATTGAAATCGCAAATGCCCTTGCACTATCATGGACGATAAACAGGTTTGCATCTTCCTCCAGGAGGATAGCTGTAACAGGTACCAACGGGAAATCAACCACCACCCACATGATCAACCACATCATAACCACAGCCGGCAGGTCATCCTACACCAATACAGATTCAAGGTCCGAGTTCAACACCCTCATCGACCCTGTAGTCGCGCAGCATATAGCAGAGGCCGCCAGCAGGGAGCAGCTGGAATTCATGGTCATCGAGGTTTCAGAGGTTCAGGGCTGGCTTGGAAGGGTTATGAGGGACCACGCCCAACTCATGACCTCAGCAATACAGCCAGAGATGGTTGTCATAACCAACGTTGCTATGGACCACATAGGACTGGTTGAATCGGTGGATGACGTCTTCAGGGAGGTTTCAGGAGCCCTCAGGGCGATGGATTCAGGGGTTGCTGTACTGAACTCTGATGATGAGAGGGTCAGGGCAATGGCAGATATCAACCCCCTCCTCAGGACGGTCTTCTATGGATCCCATGGACCTGTGAGGTACACTGGGAATGGGATCCACTGCGGAGATGATCTTATAATTCAGACAGATGAACTCCCATTCACAGGTGAACACTTCATACAGAACACCCTTGCAGCGATCACAGCAGCACTGGAACTGGGATTCTCATATGAGGATGTGAGGAGGGGTGTTGAAACTTACAGGGCACTTAAAAGGAGATTCACCCATCTCATGGATAATCCCAGGGTCATCGATGACTTCGCCCACAACCCAGACGGCATAAGGGCAACGGTCAGAAGCGCAGCCTGTGACCTCAAGGGGAGACTGTGGGTCGTGAATGCCATCAGGGGATCCAGGGGAGAGGACATCAACATCATGAATGCGGAGGCCCTGGCAGAGTCACTGAAGGACCTTGATGTGGAGCTCATAGTAACATCAAGCAGCGACCTTGTTGATGAGCAGAACAGGGTACTTGAAAACGAGAGGAGGGTCTTCCTGCATGTCCTGGATGAGAACGGGATAGGGTATACCCATATTGAAAATCTGAGGGACGCACTCAGAAGAGTCCTGGAAAATGCAGAACCCTCTGACACGGTTCTCCTCCTTGGTGCCCAGGGAATGGACCCTGCAGCGGATGTTATAGGAGATTTAACCCGTAAAAGCTCCTGA
- a CDS encoding DUF356 domain-containing protein — protein sequence MSLIILRADSRDKILNALADLERHAGLRVRGRPRIMKHEIADKMAASILGGNLRTRSRVAAAVEVEEGDTETIMAVRRIHPPAHIIVVSSEYDEYEDLREMFGTLKVLKGYYSYKKR from the coding sequence GTGTCTCTAATAATATTAAGGGCTGATAGCAGAGATAAGATCCTGAATGCCCTTGCGGATCTTGAAAGACATGCTGGCCTGAGGGTAAGGGGCAGGCCCCGAATAATGAAACATGAAATCGCAGATAAAATGGCAGCATCCATACTTGGAGGTAACCTCAGGACCAGATCCAGGGTTGCAGCCGCAGTTGAGGTTGAGGAGGGTGATACAGAGACCATAATGGCTGTGAGGAGGATACATCCACCGGCCCACATAATTGTTGTGAGCAGCGAATATGATGAATATGAGGACCTCAGGGAAATGTTCGGCACTCTGAAGGTCCTCAAGGGTTATTATTCATATAAAAAGAGGTGA
- the nikR gene encoding nickel-responsive transcriptional regulator NikR encodes MMRISMSLPKKLLNEFDEVLRDRGYQSRSKGIRDALKDYIVRYQWMNEMEGERIGIIAVIYDHHYTGVMEDLADIQHDYREYINAVMHVHMTEKHCLEVIVVKGDVSKIRELTEKMMRLKGVEHVRLTSTSTEQKVEHEH; translated from the coding sequence ATGATGAGAATAAGCATGTCTCTACCAAAAAAGCTCCTGAATGAGTTTGATGAAGTTTTAAGGGATCGTGGTTACCAGTCAAGGTCCAAGGGTATAAGGGATGCCCTGAAGGACTACATTGTCAGGTACCAGTGGATGAATGAAATGGAAGGAGAGCGAATCGGTATAATTGCAGTTATCTATGACCACCACTACACCGGGGTCATGGAGGATCTTGCGGATATCCAGCACGACTACCGTGAATACATCAATGCGGTTATGCATGTGCACATGACAGAGAAGCACTGCCTTGAGGTGATCGTTGTCAAGGGTGACGTTTCAAAGATCCGTGAACTCACAGAGAAGATGATGAGGCTCAAGGGTGTTGAACACGTAAGGCTCACAAGCACATCAACCGAACAGAAAGTGGAGCATGAACACTAG
- the pheS gene encoding phenylalanine--tRNA ligase subunit alpha encodes MDPDRVIDQLHIYEKKVLKAFEDSDKPLKPEEIVESQNMDIKSVMSAAGALESRGFVRVIKEVEEVVSLTDDGKVYATQGLPERRVIDIISGEGELEMSELSRRAGLDKAESGIAIGWLVRKGWAKIADGKVSPTQEKPPESGDDEKLLKMLLDKGSIRAAELPEHLKGALKDLAGRKGIVDIKKVRKHRIELTPGGRRLLERGVEIAEEATQVTHEHLKTGSWRRLHYRGYNIDAEYPVVYPGKMHPLRRIIDEIRLIFLKLGFTESRGPLLESAFWNFDCLFQPQDHAAREMQDTFYVKNPPVTELPDEDLVRAVQSAHETGGSTGSEGWQYEWDRDVAMQSVLRTHTTCVSARFLRENEPPLKMFSVGRVFRRETITYKHLPEFHQVEGIVAGEDVNFRNLLGILREFYRKLGFEVRFRPAYFPYTYLSTECEIYLPEKKSWIELGGAGMFRPEVLEPLGVEVPVAAFGLGIERLAMIRFDIKDIRMLYQSDLGWLRGLPVTDDLKL; translated from the coding sequence ATGGATCCTGATAGGGTAATCGATCAGCTTCACATTTACGAGAAAAAGGTCCTGAAGGCATTTGAGGATTCAGATAAACCCCTTAAACCAGAGGAGATAGTAGAGTCACAGAATATGGATATAAAATCCGTGATGAGTGCGGCGGGCGCACTTGAATCAAGGGGATTTGTGAGGGTCATCAAGGAGGTAGAGGAAGTAGTATCACTCACAGATGACGGGAAGGTTTATGCAACCCAAGGCCTTCCAGAGAGGAGGGTCATCGATATCATCTCCGGGGAGGGGGAACTTGAGATGTCCGAACTCTCCAGAAGGGCAGGCCTTGATAAGGCTGAATCAGGGATCGCCATAGGCTGGCTTGTGAGAAAGGGATGGGCAAAGATAGCCGATGGGAAGGTTTCACCCACCCAGGAGAAACCCCCTGAGAGCGGAGATGACGAGAAACTCCTTAAAATGCTCCTTGATAAAGGGTCTATAAGGGCCGCGGAACTTCCTGAACACTTAAAGGGTGCCCTTAAGGACCTTGCAGGGAGAAAGGGTATTGTTGATATTAAAAAGGTCAGGAAGCACAGGATTGAACTCACACCCGGGGGCAGGAGACTCCTTGAGAGGGGTGTGGAGATCGCTGAGGAGGCTACCCAGGTCACCCACGAGCACCTGAAGACAGGCTCCTGGAGGAGGCTTCACTACAGGGGCTACAACATTGATGCAGAGTACCCTGTGGTTTACCCGGGTAAGATGCACCCGCTGAGGCGCATAATTGATGAGATAAGGCTCATATTCCTTAAACTGGGGTTTACGGAGTCCAGGGGCCCCCTTCTTGAATCAGCCTTCTGGAACTTTGACTGTCTCTTCCAGCCCCAGGACCACGCTGCAAGGGAGATGCAGGACACTTTCTACGTTAAAAATCCCCCGGTAACTGAACTCCCGGATGAGGATCTTGTGAGGGCTGTGCAGAGTGCCCATGAAACAGGGGGCTCCACTGGATCAGAGGGCTGGCAGTATGAATGGGACAGGGACGTTGCAATGCAGAGCGTACTCAGGACCCACACAACCTGTGTATCCGCCAGGTTCCTGAGGGAGAATGAACCACCCCTCAAGATGTTCTCTGTTGGGAGGGTTTTCAGGAGGGAGACCATAACCTACAAGCATCTGCCAGAGTTCCACCAGGTTGAGGGTATCGTCGCAGGGGAGGATGTTAACTTCAGAAACCTCCTGGGTATACTGAGGGAGTTTTACAGAAAACTGGGATTTGAGGTGAGGTTCAGGCCGGCTTACTTCCCCTACACCTACCTCTCAACAGAATGTGAAATATACCTCCCTGAGAAGAAGAGCTGGATAGAACTTGGAGGGGCAGGTATGTTCAGGCCTGAAGTCCTCGAACCGCTTGGTGTTGAGGTCCCTGTGGCTGCCTTTGGTCTGGGTATCGAGAGGCTTGCAATGATAAGATTTGATATAAAGGATATAAGGATGCTCTACCAGAGCGACCTTGGCTGGCTCAGGGGCCTTCCGGTGACGGATGATCTGAAACTTTAG
- a CDS encoding multiprotein bridging factor aMBF1, protein MRCEICGKKIVGKPVKTKIDSSVMDVCRECSKFGKIIREPSRPRPTKAGVRRAPKRSRRPMETLYEVVEGYGEIIRAERESRGWSREDLAERINEKVSVINRIESERMEPDIKLARKLEKLLKIKILEKFEAGEEERIEVGGFRGATIGDIARIKRG, encoded by the coding sequence ATGAGATGCGAGATTTGCGGCAAAAAGATTGTTGGAAAACCTGTGAAGACCAAAATCGACAGTTCAGTGATGGATGTATGCAGAGAATGCTCTAAGTTCGGTAAAATCATCAGGGAACCTTCCAGACCAAGACCCACCAAGGCGGGTGTTAGGAGAGCCCCTAAGAGGTCAAGGAGGCCAATGGAAACCCTATATGAGGTTGTTGAGGGTTACGGTGAGATCATAAGGGCTGAGAGAGAGTCCCGGGGATGGTCAAGGGAGGATCTCGCAGAGAGAATCAATGAGAAGGTCTCAGTCATAAACAGGATTGAATCTGAGAGAATGGAACCCGACATCAAACTTGCAAGGAAACTCGAGAAGCTCCTTAAAATAAAGATCCTGGAGAAATTCGAGGCCGGTGAAGAGGAAAGGATTGAGGTTGGAGGGTTCCGCGGAGCAACCATAGGTGATATAGCAAGAATAAAAAGGGGTTGA
- a CDS encoding ATP-grasp domain-containing protein: MRILFIGSRLFNDVADYASSRGITTILSESNPEAPNLELADSYFIVPRGMEAPMEIALREDVDAVVPLIGVDGPLRDVARLKMELEESYGIPVVASGERAAEISTDKLKTKEFFTENAINTPAYGLIGTADEVKGFPTVLKQREGQGGSNIKVASSGADVEEYLSSHDSAIMEKYIQGVEISVEVLRWDGKTFPLVAVDKGPTSMDGLHPLGKVKRAPAVIEGFNGDEALKMASRITELLGAEGNTDVDMILSDDGILYAIEVNTRPSGTRYISEAATGINPMHSLVDMATGDWNPHKLKREDYNAVEIPLGNPGNIESLMPDGVNWLLHGPQNHVRLTAGAANREKLDLIMKRLRVI, from the coding sequence ATGAGAATCCTATTCATTGGCTCAAGGCTGTTCAATGACGTTGCAGACTATGCCTCATCAAGGGGAATTACCACCATACTCTCAGAGTCAAACCCGGAGGCACCCAACCTTGAACTCGCAGACTCATACTTCATAGTGCCCCGTGGCATGGAGGCACCAATGGAAATTGCACTGAGGGAGGATGTTGACGCGGTTGTACCCCTCATAGGTGTCGACGGTCCCCTGAGGGACGTTGCCAGGCTTAAGATGGAACTTGAGGAGAGTTATGGGATTCCAGTGGTTGCCTCTGGCGAAAGGGCGGCGGAGATCTCCACAGATAAACTCAAAACCAAGGAGTTCTTCACTGAAAACGCTATAAACACACCGGCCTATGGTCTGATAGGGACTGCAGATGAAGTAAAGGGGTTTCCCACGGTCCTTAAGCAGAGGGAAGGACAGGGAGGCTCAAATATAAAGGTTGCATCTTCAGGTGCTGATGTGGAGGAATACCTCAGCTCCCATGACTCCGCAATCATGGAGAAATACATACAGGGAGTTGAGATCTCAGTGGAGGTCCTCCGCTGGGATGGGAAAACCTTCCCCCTTGTGGCTGTGGACAAGGGCCCCACAAGTATGGATGGACTGCACCCCCTGGGAAAGGTGAAGAGGGCCCCTGCAGTCATTGAGGGTTTCAATGGAGATGAGGCCCTTAAAATGGCCTCCAGAATAACTGAACTCCTTGGAGCTGAGGGGAACACGGATGTTGACATGATACTCTCCGATGACGGTATCCTTTATGCCATAGAGGTTAACACAAGGCCCAGTGGGACAAGGTACATCTCTGAGGCCGCCACAGGTATAAATCCAATGCACAGCCTTGTGGACATGGCAACCGGGGACTGGAATCCCCATAAACTTAAAAGAGAGGATTACAATGCGGTGGAGATACCTCTGGGCAATCCGGGGAATATTGAATCCCTAATGCCTGATGGGGTAAATTGGCTGCTGCACGGGCCTCAGAATCATGTGAGGCTCACAGCAGGGGCTGCGAATAGGGAGAAGCTTGATCTGATCATGAAGAGACTCAGGGTGATATGA
- a CDS encoding glycosyltransferase family 4 protein produces the protein MMEIGLTAFIVSAAASAAFTLFIRNVLRSAGIGDRPIVTEHSHKAGTPTMGGLGMLLAVLLVTIIYRNNPYLVLTALIILTAAIVGLLDDLIGLKVREVQRIIRNVSESPLEVGQLVLKPGEEARAATDKAKRDVEELLESGLVEVVGEAPIKSEVSEGEKILAQLMIGVFLVLGGSFTKLGGFNLGIAAAPIVIGGMVGAINAVNLIDGMDGMASGIMLIASLSCALLLGLSAAALPFLVLAGISAGFLVFNRHPASIFMGDTGSFALGAGYATAVMLTDTVYFGVLAIAVPVVSVIISLLHRAGVIRLPVEPLHHTLHYRGMSERIIVLLYWLITAAVCGLGLYLSGFTF, from the coding sequence ATGATGGAGATTGGGTTAACAGCATTCATTGTAAGTGCGGCTGCTTCGGCGGCTTTCACACTCTTTATAAGGAACGTTCTGAGAAGTGCAGGTATCGGGGACAGGCCAATAGTTACAGAGCACAGCCACAAGGCAGGTACACCCACAATGGGGGGCCTTGGCATGCTCCTCGCAGTGCTTCTTGTGACCATTATCTACCGCAACAACCCCTACCTTGTCCTCACAGCACTCATAATCCTCACAGCAGCCATTGTGGGACTCCTGGATGACCTCATTGGGCTTAAGGTCAGGGAGGTCCAGAGGATAATCAGGAACGTATCTGAAAGTCCCCTTGAGGTGGGGCAGCTGGTGCTGAAGCCAGGGGAAGAGGCAAGGGCAGCCACAGATAAGGCAAAAAGGGATGTTGAGGAGCTACTGGAGAGTGGTCTTGTTGAGGTGGTGGGTGAGGCACCCATAAAGAGCGAGGTGAGTGAGGGTGAGAAGATACTTGCCCAGCTCATGATAGGGGTGTTCCTGGTTCTTGGAGGATCATTCACCAAACTTGGAGGATTCAATCTGGGTATTGCAGCGGCACCCATTGTTATTGGGGGGATGGTGGGTGCGATCAACGCCGTCAACCTGATAGATGGTATGGATGGGATGGCCTCGGGGATAATGCTCATAGCCTCCCTATCCTGTGCACTGCTCCTGGGATTATCTGCAGCCGCTCTTCCGTTTCTGGTTCTTGCAGGAATCTCTGCAGGCTTTCTTGTATTCAACAGGCACCCAGCCAGCATATTCATGGGGGACACAGGTTCATTTGCCCTGGGGGCAGGTTATGCAACCGCGGTGATGCTCACAGATACGGTTTACTTCGGTGTTCTTGCCATAGCTGTACCTGTGGTCTCAGTTATAATCAGCCTCCTTCATCGTGCAGGGGTCATCAGACTGCCGGTGGAGCCACTGCACCACACACTCCACTACCGTGGAATGTCTGAAAGGATAATCGTGCTACTATACTGGCTGATAACCGCAGCGGTCTGCGGACTTGGACTCTACCTCAGTGGGTTCACGTTCTGA
- the hycI gene encoding hydrogenase maturation peptidase HycI, giving the protein MVLIQLKQSLSDFLKGCSRLLILTVGNEMRSDDGFGPYLASIISRDVMERGHLLINAGTVPENFTGMIRSEKPSHIIIVDAVEMGKEPGTIMLIDRDRISDYSISTHAMPLSFLVRYLEEQGDCRITLIGVQPENLEFGMELSEGVRGAAYELRDLLLSAIDEVCCGKTPYFKQDPGS; this is encoded by the coding sequence GTGGTCTTGATTCAGTTAAAGCAGAGCTTAAGTGACTTTCTGAAGGGCTGCAGCAGGCTCCTTATACTTACAGTTGGAAATGAAATGAGGTCCGACGATGGATTCGGACCATACCTTGCATCAATAATATCCAGGGATGTGATGGAAAGGGGCCATCTACTCATAAATGCAGGCACCGTCCCTGAAAATTTCACAGGAATGATAAGGTCAGAGAAGCCCAGCCACATAATCATAGTCGACGCGGTGGAGATGGGTAAAGAGCCAGGGACCATCATGCTGATTGATAGGGATAGAATATCAGATTACAGCATATCCACCCATGCCATGCCCCTTTCATTCCTGGTGAGGTACCTTGAGGAGCAGGGCGACTGCAGGATAACCCTGATAGGGGTTCAGCCAGAAAACCTTGAGTTTGGAATGGAACTATCTGAAGGGGTCAGGGGGGCTGCATATGAACTCAGAGATTTACTCCTCTCGGCAATCGATGAGGTATGCTGCGGGAAGACCCCCTATTTTAAACAAGATCCGGGCTCATAA
- a CDS encoding CBS domain-containing protein produces MKVKEAMNPEIITVSPETRPLEAFEKMYKHGVRRLFVLDDDGKPVGVVSYTDLIGVLGSIKPDSEHPERDLKVSNIMVDEVITISADDNIEDAANLMLRADISGLLVMDDDKPVGVITKTDICRLVAAEILVPS; encoded by the coding sequence ATGAAAGTTAAAGAAGCAATGAACCCCGAAATAATAACGGTGAGCCCCGAGACAAGGCCCCTTGAAGCCTTTGAAAAGATGTACAAACACGGTGTCAGAAGACTCTTTGTGCTTGACGATGACGGTAAACCTGTTGGCGTTGTATCCTACACAGACCTCATAGGGGTCCTCGGATCAATAAAACCCGACAGCGAACACCCTGAGAGGGACCTCAAGGTGAGTAACATCATGGTGGATGAGGTTATAACCATCTCAGCCGACGACAACATAGAGGACGCCGCCAACCTCATGCTGAGGGCCGATATTTCAGGCCTCCTTGTGATGGATGACGATAAACCTGTGGGTGTGATAACAAAAACAGATATCTGCCGGCTGGTTGCGGCGGAGATACTGGTACCCTCCTGA
- a CDS encoding methyltransferase domain-containing protein gives MKFRVTAYHQHLLRDHERLSAFYEAIASAAHGLTYDLGAGSGVLSFFASEYADHVIAIERDPRIAACAWENLSGLENVTVVNEDALEYEFKERADTIICEMLDTALIDEEQVPVLRRALRFLKDGGNVIPAAVINAAEPVMIKGGSISYDENIRAPSSGPLCVYDRVDFRGRIPEKFRGTLKLLASDSFNAIRITSFTVPAENIICGPTPMMNPPLILPLGDTLEAGYFRVKLSYKMGGGLDSVKAELK, from the coding sequence ATGAAATTCAGGGTCACAGCGTACCACCAGCACCTCCTGCGGGACCATGAACGCCTTTCAGCATTTTATGAGGCAATAGCCTCCGCTGCCCATGGACTCACATATGATCTTGGCGCTGGAAGCGGCGTCCTCTCATTCTTTGCATCAGAATACGCGGATCATGTCATTGCAATTGAAAGGGACCCAAGAATAGCGGCATGTGCATGGGAGAATCTCTCGGGTCTTGAGAATGTCACGGTCGTGAATGAGGATGCCCTGGAGTATGAATTCAAGGAGAGGGCAGATACAATCATCTGCGAAATGCTGGACACTGCACTGATAGATGAGGAGCAGGTCCCGGTTTTGAGGAGGGCCCTCAGATTCCTTAAGGATGGAGGTAACGTCATACCCGCCGCGGTTATAAATGCGGCGGAGCCTGTGATGATTAAGGGTGGAAGCATATCATATGATGAAAACATCAGAGCCCCCTCATCGGGCCCTCTATGTGTCTATGACAGGGTTGATTTCAGGGGGAGGATACCTGAAAAATTCAGAGGAACCCTGAAACTTTTGGCATCAGACTCCTTCAACGCCATAAGGATAACCTCCTTCACAGTCCCCGCAGAGAATATAATCTGTGGCCCAACACCCATGATGAACCCTCCACTCATCCTGCCCCTGGGGGATACCCTTGAAGCTGGCTATTTCAGGGTGAAGCTCTCATACAAAATGGGCGGTGGTCTTGATTCAGTTAAAGCAGAGCTTAAGTGA
- a CDS encoding triphosphoribosyl-dephospho-CoA synthase: MDPLYVSRIAQIASVLEVSGYPKPGNVHRTRDFDDMVYEDFLVSGIVIGDTMHLAARRGVELRDSLDLSAIGLGELILRAVEDTGKWVSTNTNLGIVMLLTPLSAAAGMVDEGDLQGLREQVNRLILQTTPDDAVNLYRAISAANPGGMGEHESLDVNDPESEQRILDEKITLFDTLKMSSEWDLIARELTSGMPVTFNVGFPVFKATVREHGMNRAVVQTFLTILARFPDTLIARKYDEKIAEEVSEEAAEIVDRGGVLTEAGLKRVERFDRKLHSRGLNPGTTADLTASSIMVGLLDYYSEHR; this comes from the coding sequence GTGGACCCCCTCTATGTTTCAAGAATAGCCCAGATAGCATCTGTACTGGAGGTTAGCGGCTATCCGAAACCTGGTAACGTCCACAGAACCCGAGACTTTGATGACATGGTCTATGAGGACTTCCTGGTGAGCGGGATAGTTATTGGGGATACCATGCATCTGGCCGCTAGAAGAGGTGTCGAGCTGAGGGATAGCCTGGATCTCTCAGCCATTGGACTGGGGGAACTCATACTGAGGGCTGTGGAGGATACCGGGAAATGGGTTTCCACCAACACAAACCTGGGTATAGTCATGCTCCTTACACCACTCTCAGCAGCCGCAGGAATGGTTGATGAGGGGGATTTGCAGGGGTTAAGGGAACAGGTGAACAGGTTAATACTTCAGACAACACCTGATGATGCTGTTAATCTCTACAGAGCCATTTCTGCTGCGAATCCAGGTGGTATGGGTGAACATGAAAGCCTCGATGTTAATGACCCTGAATCAGAGCAGAGGATACTTGATGAGAAAATCACACTCTTTGATACACTGAAGATGTCCTCTGAGTGGGACCTCATCGCAAGGGAACTCACATCGGGGATGCCAGTCACCTTCAATGTCGGGTTCCCGGTGTTCAAGGCGACGGTCAGGGAACATGGGATGAACCGGGCAGTTGTCCAGACATTCCTCACAATACTTGCAAGGTTCCCGGACACCCTCATAGCAAGGAAGTATGATGAAAAAATAGCCGAGGAGGTTTCAGAGGAGGCCGCTGAGATTGTTGATAGAGGCGGTGTGCTCACAGAGGCCGGGCTTAAACGTGTTGAAAGGTTTGACAGGAAACTCCACAGCAGAGGTTTAAACCCCGGCACAACAGCCGATCTTACAGCGTCATCCATAATGGTGGGGCTTCTTGATTATTATTCAGAACACAGATGA